The proteins below are encoded in one region of Helicoverpa armigera isolate CAAS_96S chromosome 11, ASM3070526v1, whole genome shotgun sequence:
- the LOC135117533 gene encoding uncharacterized protein LOC135117533 encodes MKTQLCMKEFIDFLESRALARENAMETMPVSTPSSVKPGKPACNTAAAVSCKYCNTNHRLYMCAKFKLAADNDKGQFVKKHKLCIVCLNAHGGKCKLRLKCSICQQRHNTLLHGVEMAKKEASNVATASSTAAVPCADVGRSDSAVAMSSTSPVKDVLLPTAIVRIITKNGTFIHARALLDTGSQVSFITEKLADQIDCKITPANQLITGILQGTSNMHQRANFDIYAANSNFKLALNCYIAKNITCELPQQSFYNVGFNIPSHVYLADKNFNKTGEISLLLGCDVFFQVLQRESLPLTPQGPYLVNTSLGYIVAGSLPVSVGNIHSSNLCITVQGTPHNISYNSHNDHLDSIEHTISNFWKCEKVPEIYKEGITEHHLAEECFQSSVKLVDGKFCVDLPLKLYLNNIQMGNSFNQALHRFHNSERHFAKDDKLYQQYKRFIHVYLEQGHAMYFDISNYDPRAGNVYFLPHHPVINLNSKTTPVRAVFVASMKTNNGICLNDIMLNGPVVKNDLFDILTLFRSFKYVLLCDIKAMYRGIIVGKDHFCLQNILWRDSADQSVQCLQLQTVTYGLKFDKTNTFVKTLGLSYDVTSDTLNMKCPSAEIQKPSTKRQMLSFISKFFDPLGLVGPILVQAKYLMQQVWFEKLKWDDILPDALNKNFFNLLKV; translated from the exons ATGAAGACCCAGTTGTGTATGAAA GAATTCATAGATTTTTTGGAGTCCAGAGCGTTGGCCAGGGAGAATGCAATGGAAACAATGCCTGTGAGTACTCCCAGTAGTGTGAAGCCTGGCAAGCCTGCATGTAATACAGCAGCAGCAGTCTCATGTAAGTATTGCAATACTAATCATAGATTATACATGTGTGCCAAATTTAAACTTGCTGCTGATAATGACAAGggtcaatttgttaaaaaacataaattatgcattgtttgtttgaatgcgcatGGTGGTAAATGCAAGCTGCGTTTGAAATGCTCTATCTGTCAGCAACGGCACAATACGCTTCTGCATGGTGTGGAAATGGCTAAGAAGGAGGCGAGCAATGTCGCCACTGCCAGTTCTACTGCCGCAGTGCCCTGTGCTGATGTCGGAAGGTCTGACAGTGCAGTAGCTATGTCAAGTACCTCGCCTGTGAAGGATGTGCTGCTACCTACCGCTATAGTGCGTATTATCACCAAAAATGGTACATTTATCCATGCACGCGCTTTGCTGGACACGGGTAGCCAGGTATCTTTTATTACAGAAAAGCTTGCTGATCAAATTGATTGCAAGATTACACCGGCAAATCAGCTCATTACAGGTATTCTACAAGGCACTAGTAATATGCACCAGAGGGcaaattttgatatttatgcTGCTAATAGCAACTTTAAATTAGCCTTAAACTGTTATATAGCTAAGAATATAACTTGTGAACTGCCACAACAGAGTTTTTATAATGTTGGGTTTAATATTCCTTCGCATGTCTATTTGGcagataaaaactttaataaaactggTGAAATTTCTTTGTTATTAGGGTGTGATGTATTTTTCCAGGTGCTTCAGAGGGAATCACTGCCTCTAACGCCGCAAGGTCCCTACCTGGTTAATACCAGCCTAGGTTATATTGTAGCAGGCAGCCTACCGGTATCTGTTGGAAACATCCATTCTTCAAATTTGTGTATAACAGTTCAAGGTACCCCCCATAATATTTCTTATAATTCTCATAATGATCATCTTGATAGTATTGAACATACTATTTCAAATTTTTGGAAATGTGAAAAAGTACCTGAAATTTATAAGGAAGGTATTACTGAACATCATCTAGCTGAGGAATGTTTTCAAAGCTCTGTCAAACTTGTTGATGGAAAGTTTTGTGTAGATTTAcctttaaaactttatttaaacaatatccAGATGGGTAACTCATTTAATCAGGCATTGCATCGTTTTCATAATTCAGAAAGGCATTTCGCTAAAGATGATAAGTTGTATCAACAGTATAAGAGGTTCATTCATGTTTATCTTGAGCAAGGCCATGCCATGTACTTTGATATATCTAACTATGATCCTAGGGCAGGTAATGTGTATTTCTTACCTCACCACCCagtcattaatttaaatagtaaaactaCTCCGGTTCGAGCTGTCTTTGTCGCTAGCATGAAAACCAATAATGGTATTTGTCTAAATGACATTATGCTTAATGGACCTGTTgtgaaaaatgatttatttgatattttgacaCTATTTAGgagttttaaatatgttttactgTGTGATATAAAGGCTATGTATAGGGGTATAATAGTGGGTAAAGACCATTTCTGCTTGCAAAATATTCTTTGGCGAGATTCTGCTGATCAAAGTGTGCAATGTCTTCAGTTGCAAACTGTAACATATGGTTTAAAGtttgataaaacaaatacttttgtgaaaactttAGGTTTGTCATATGATGTGACTTCtgatactttaaatatgaagtgTCCAAGCGCTGAAATACAAAAACCTTCTACTAAGAGACaaatgttaagttttattaGCAAATTTTTTGATCCTTTGGGTTTGGTAGGTCCTATTTTGGTGCAAGCTAAATACTTAATGCAACAAGTCTGGTTTGAAAAGTTAAAGTGGGATGATATTCTCCCTgatgctttaaataaaaatttcttcAATTTGTTGAAGGTTTGA